A region of the Pseudarthrobacter sp. MM222 genome:
GTTGGCGGCAACATCGGACGGTCCAGCCAACTGATCATATGCATGCTGATTTTTGGCTGTAAAGCAGGTAAGACCCAGCGTAGCCAGCACAACCGACGAAGTCAGCGGCGCCGGGGCCACCCTAAGGCTTCGGTGTCACAACGATTTCGGATGGGTGCCCTTTGTTTTCCGGCGCTCGGTGTTCTCGTGGCGGTGCCGTTCGGCGGCGCGCTGGCTCTGGCCGGCTGCTGCGATTTTCTGGTGCCATTCCCGCTGATAGGCGCGGCCCGCCGCTGCGTCGTGCCGTCTGGCCAGTGCCGAAAGCTCGCGCTGGAGCTTCAGGTAACTGGCCCACCGGCGGTCCTCGAGCGAACCGTCCGCGAGCGCGGCCCGGACCGCGCAGCCGGGTTCTCGGTTGTGGGCACAGTCTGAATAGCGGCAGTTCCCGAAGAGTTCATCCAGGTCGCCGAACATCTCCTCCATGCCGTCGTCGGCGTCGAACAGTCCGAAGCCACGCACTCCGGGGGTGTCCATCAGGACCGCGCCACCCGTCAGCGGAACGAGCTCCCGGGACGTCGTGGTGTGCCGGCCCTTGCCGTCGCCGGCGCGGACTTCCCCCGTTTCCTGCGCCTCGAACCCGACGAGGGCGTTGATGAGCGTGGACTTCCCCGCCCCGGACGGCCCCAGCAGCACGAGGGTTCCCCCGGGAGGAAGCTGGGCCAGGAGCTCGTCGAGTCCGTCGCCCTGTTCGGCTGACGTGGTCACCACATCCACGCCGGCGGCCTGCTGGGCCACCTGCCCGACGACGTCGTCCGCGACGTCCGCAAGGTCCGCCTTGGTGATGATCACAAGCGGCCTGGCGCCGGAATCCCACGCGGCCACGAGCGTGCGTTCGAGCCGGTTGTGGGTGAGCGGCCGGTCCACCGGGACGACGACGCCCACAACGTCCAGATTCGCGCCCAGGACCTGCGATGCTGAGGAATCCTCGAAGGCGCGCTTGCGGCTCAGCTCCGAGTGGCGCGGCAGAATGCCCACGATTTCGGGCTCCCCCGCTCCGTTGTCGCCGAGCCAGACCCAGTCCCCGGTGGCAGGAACCCCGGCGGCACGGGGGTAAGGCAGGTGGTCCGTGCCGTCCGCGACGGCGACGAGG
Encoded here:
- the rsgA gene encoding ribosome small subunit-dependent GTPase A yields the protein MTSSFAHPDAAGARPSAGLPAGPVQFGFTAAVADRFAAHPVPGGTRPGRVVRVDRNRVLVAVADGTDHLPYPRAAGVPATGDWVWLGDNGAGEPEIVGILPRHSELSRKRAFEDSSASQVLGANLDVVGVVVPVDRPLTHNRLERTLVAAWDSGARPLVIITKADLADVADDVVGQVAQQAAGVDVVTTSAEQGDGLDELLAQLPPGGTLVLLGPSGAGKSTLINALVGFEAQETGEVRAGDGKGRHTTTSRELVPLTGGAVLMDTPGVRGFGLFDADDGMEEMFGDLDELFGNCRYSDCAHNREPGCAVRAALADGSLEDRRWASYLKLQRELSALARRHDAAAGRAYQREWHQKIAAAGQSQRAAERHRHENTERRKTKGTHPKSL